One part of the Dyadobacter sp. 676 genome encodes these proteins:
- a CDS encoding energy transducer TonB produces the protein MKKLLTLLLFSGAQAFAQQVYLPHEVEKQAEPAGGLTVLNQFISSNLHIPLPNSVKGVNGRVYLKGVVQPDGSMSDIEVTRGIDTLCNAAAVRVLAMYKAWKPAMLRGERVRQAVFFPVTFKAEAKPTYDEARHAFVDYFNEAFVPIDSARAKYRRTMPVDDLGFVAGDVAYEESKGKKWKKLGAAKFAKTQIRYKSRFINPDADSIPAYRISARDYNEASHATEVTFDSDGRMLSYVEYGIDGKASVVKDYDLNGMVRRQQLLTDSLVTEVYWDSNGQIRAHRDFPVNKTGVKEDPPTTKCLGSGWYAICEKRGGLLESGWRNTGR, from the coding sequence ATGAAAAAACTACTCACTCTATTGTTGTTTTCAGGTGCGCAGGCGTTCGCCCAGCAAGTGTATTTGCCTCACGAAGTAGAAAAACAGGCCGAGCCGGCGGGCGGGTTAACGGTACTCAATCAATTCATCAGCTCCAATCTTCACATACCCTTACCGAACTCGGTGAAAGGCGTAAATGGGCGGGTGTATCTCAAAGGCGTGGTGCAGCCCGATGGAAGCATGAGTGATATCGAAGTGACCCGCGGAATTGATACGCTCTGTAATGCGGCAGCGGTAAGGGTGCTGGCCATGTACAAAGCGTGGAAACCCGCTATGCTGCGAGGAGAAAGGGTCCGGCAAGCGGTCTTTTTTCCAGTAACGTTCAAAGCCGAGGCCAAACCCACCTACGATGAAGCCAGGCATGCTTTCGTCGACTATTTTAACGAGGCATTCGTTCCGATAGATTCCGCACGCGCCAAATACCGGCGTACGATGCCAGTTGACGACCTCGGGTTTGTGGCCGGAGATGTGGCTTATGAAGAATCGAAGGGCAAAAAATGGAAGAAACTGGGTGCGGCCAAATTTGCAAAAACACAAATCCGTTATAAATCACGCTTCATAAACCCGGATGCAGACTCAATTCCTGCCTACCGCATTTCGGCACGTGATTATAATGAGGCCAGCCATGCTACCGAGGTAACGTTCGACTCCGACGGTCGCATGTTGTCCTACGTCGAATATGGTATAGACGGCAAGGCATCGGTGGTCAAGGATTATGACCTAAATGGCATGGTAAGACGCCAGCAGCTGCTGACCGACTCGCTGGTGACGGAGGTATATTGGGATTCCAACGGGCAGATCAGGGCCCACCGGGATTTTCCGGTTAACAAAACGGGCGTGAAAGAGGACCCCCCTACTACTAAATGCCTGGGGTCCGGATGGTACGCAATATGTGAAAAACGGGGAGGGCTATTGGAGAGCGGTTGGAGAAACACCGGACGGTAA
- a CDS encoding energy transducer TonB: protein MKNGEGYWRAVGETPDGKWLLEEGAVVNGIKDGKWIGKLADSTRYYEEVYDLGQFKSGVSWINGTKTEYASARVQPEFKGGVKELYKFLGMNIRYPVDAARSGVSGRVMLSFVVCEDGSMCEYKVENRVGYGLDEEALRVVKLMNGKWNPGEMRGQKVRVKYNVPINFQIEGPTFRR, encoded by the coding sequence GTGAAAAACGGGGAGGGCTATTGGAGAGCGGTTGGAGAAACACCGGACGGTAAATGGCTGTTGGAGGAAGGCGCAGTGGTGAATGGTATCAAGGATGGTAAATGGATAGGAAAGCTGGCCGATAGTACCCGGTACTACGAGGAGGTTTATGATTTGGGACAATTCAAGAGCGGTGTTTCCTGGATTAATGGCACCAAAACAGAATATGCGTCGGCTCGGGTCCAACCTGAATTTAAGGGAGGAGTCAAGGAGTTGTATAAGTTCTTGGGCATGAATATCAGGTATCCTGTCGATGCAGCCCGTAGCGGCGTCTCGGGGCGCGTGATGCTGTCATTTGTGGTTTGCGAAGATGGTTCGATGTGCGAATATAAAGTCGAGAACCGCGTCGGTTATGGGCTGGACGAGGAAGCGCTACGCGTTGTAAAGCTTATGAACGGAAAATGGAACCCGGGCGAAATGCGTGGCCAGAAAGTAAGGGTTAAATACAATGTACCTATTAATTTTCAGATCGAAGGACCCACCTTCCGCAGATAG
- a CDS encoding SPFH domain-containing protein — protein MIEKELRSISGYLLFVIGLALLFGGFVYAIGTGSPVTGLIIGVTGFIILIGLTVINPNEAVVTTFFGDYMGTMKQNGLRWVNPLFRRKKISLRARNLNGQKLKVNDKLGNPIEIAAVVVWRVGDTAKASFEVDDYVKYVEIQSEAAVRHLAGIYAYDSMEDEEATTQEVTLRDGSGKINEMLEAELTERLSRAGIDVLEARISHLAYAPEIAGAMLQRQQASAVVAARRQIVNGAVGMVDMALAMLSDKQIVELDEERKAAMVSNLLVVLCGEKAATPILNAGTLYP, from the coding sequence ATGATCGAAAAGGAATTACGCTCCATCTCCGGCTATCTGTTGTTTGTGATAGGCCTGGCGCTGCTTTTTGGCGGCTTTGTATATGCGATTGGCACGGGTAGCCCCGTTACGGGATTGATTATCGGCGTTACGGGATTTATCATTCTCATCGGCCTCACGGTCATTAACCCGAATGAAGCCGTCGTGACCACATTCTTCGGTGATTACATGGGCACGATGAAGCAGAACGGACTCCGCTGGGTGAACCCGCTGTTCCGCAGAAAGAAGATCAGCCTCCGCGCCCGTAACCTGAACGGCCAGAAACTGAAAGTGAACGACAAGCTCGGCAACCCCATCGAAATTGCGGCGGTAGTAGTGTGGCGGGTGGGCGATACCGCTAAGGCTTCTTTTGAAGTGGATGATTATGTAAAATACGTGGAAATCCAGTCGGAAGCGGCGGTACGGCATTTGGCGGGTATTTATGCTTACGATTCGATGGAAGATGAAGAAGCGACGACCCAGGAGGTTACCTTGCGCGACGGCAGCGGCAAGATCAACGAAATGCTCGAAGCCGAGCTTACCGAGCGTCTGAGCAGGGCCGGTATCGATGTGCTCGAAGCGCGGATCAGTCACCTCGCATATGCGCCCGAGATCGCGGGTGCAATGCTGCAACGCCAGCAGGCGTCGGCGGTGGTGGCAGCCCGTCGCCAGATCGTGAACGGGGCCGTCGGAATGGTGGATATGGCCCTGGCGATGCTTTCTGACAAGCAGATTGTGGAGCTCGACGAAGAGCGCAAGGCGGCGATGGTGAGCAATTTGTTGGTAGTTTTGTGCGGTGAGAAAGCGGCGACCCCAATTCTGAACGCCGGTACCTTGTATCCTTGA
- a CDS encoding Arc family DNA-binding protein codes for MAEKKAFVLRINPDMLRELETWAQQDFRSLNGQIEFLLSEALKKQRRSKSKGSGSDDAKE; via the coding sequence ATGGCGGAGAAAAAAGCATTTGTTTTGCGGATCAATCCTGATATGCTGCGGGAGCTCGAAACCTGGGCACAGCAGGATTTCCGCAGTTTGAACGGGCAGATCGAATTTTTGCTAAGTGAGGCGTTGAAAAAACAAAGACGCTCTAAATCAAAGGGAAGCGGGAGCGACGATGCAAAAGAATAA
- a CDS encoding DPP IV N-terminal domain-containing protein, whose amino-acid sequence MKQIFRTLSLTILSFQLFAQIPDTFQWLPDGSGYRDAAESQIVEVILPANQEKVIVTKEQLTPKDGAPLTIRSYSISKAGDKVLVYTNSKRVWRYDTRGDYWVYDMNAKTLKQLGKGLPESSLMFAKFSPDGTKVAYVSRHNVYVEDLAGGAIKQLTTDGTDRVINGTFDWAYEEEFDCRDGFRWSDDSKAIAYWQLDARKIRNFLMINTTDSIYSFNVPVEYPKVGETPSPYKIGVVDVASAQTKWMNIPGDPQNTYVPRMEWSGMPNELVIQQLNRKQNESTLFYINTTDGSAKPFYSEKDEAWIDIKSRWDNDPVGWDWINGGKEFLWVSEKDGWRHTYRVSRDGKKETLITAGNFDLISPVRIDEKNNAYYFMASPDNATQSYLYKTTLDGKGTPVRITPADQAGTHSYDISPLAKFARHQFSNAKTSPLVEWISLPKHTSIDPDNSIAQSKDKINASKTNIEFFKVKTDEGVEIDAWMVKPTNFDPAKKYPIVFMVYGEAAGSTVRDVWGTGKNRLYAGSMADDGYIYASVDNRGTPSPKGAKWRKAIYRNIGRINIKDMDGAATAMFKQFAFIDTSRVAVHGWSGGGSSTLNLLFQYPQHFKTGIAVAAVANQLTYDNIYQERYMGIPQENREDFVKGSPITYAKNLRGNLLYIHGTGDDNVHYQNAEMLVNELIRANKVFQFMPYPNRSHSISEGEGTSQHLRSLFTDYLKKNCPPGAR is encoded by the coding sequence ATGAAGCAAATATTCAGGACACTTTCATTAACAATCCTCTCCTTTCAGCTCTTTGCGCAAATTCCCGACACATTTCAATGGCTACCCGACGGCAGCGGTTACCGCGATGCCGCCGAAAGCCAGATTGTGGAAGTAATATTGCCTGCCAACCAGGAAAAAGTGATCGTTACAAAAGAACAGCTTACACCGAAGGACGGCGCGCCGCTGACCATCAGAAGCTATTCTATCAGTAAAGCCGGGGATAAAGTGCTGGTTTATACCAATTCAAAGCGCGTTTGGCGGTACGATACCCGCGGCGATTACTGGGTGTATGATATGAACGCCAAAACCTTGAAACAGCTTGGGAAAGGTTTGCCGGAATCGTCGCTGATGTTTGCGAAATTTTCTCCGGACGGAACGAAGGTCGCGTATGTGAGCAGGCATAATGTGTATGTGGAAGACCTGGCGGGCGGTGCCATCAAACAACTCACAACAGACGGCACCGACCGGGTGATTAACGGCACTTTCGACTGGGCTTACGAAGAAGAGTTCGACTGTCGCGACGGTTTCCGCTGGAGCGACGATAGCAAAGCCATTGCCTACTGGCAGCTCGACGCGCGCAAGATCCGTAACTTTCTGATGATCAACACCACGGATTCTATTTACTCGTTCAATGTGCCGGTGGAATATCCGAAGGTCGGCGAAACGCCTTCTCCCTATAAAATAGGTGTGGTGGATGTCGCTTCCGCGCAAACAAAATGGATGAATATCCCCGGCGACCCCCAAAATACCTATGTGCCCCGCATGGAATGGTCGGGTATGCCGAACGAACTTGTGATCCAGCAACTGAACCGCAAGCAGAACGAAAGCACATTGTTTTACATTAACACAACCGACGGAAGCGCGAAACCGTTTTATTCGGAAAAAGATGAGGCTTGGATCGATATAAAAAGCCGCTGGGACAATGACCCCGTGGGCTGGGACTGGATCAACGGCGGAAAGGAATTTTTATGGGTAAGTGAAAAAGATGGCTGGCGCCATACTTACCGCGTAAGTCGTGACGGTAAAAAGGAAACGTTGATCACGGCCGGAAATTTCGATCTGATCAGTCCGGTCCGCATCGACGAAAAGAACAATGCCTATTACTTCATGGCTTCGCCCGATAATGCGACCCAGAGCTATTTGTATAAAACCACCCTGGATGGAAAAGGCACGCCGGTGCGCATTACCCCCGCCGACCAGGCCGGTACGCACAGCTACGATATTTCGCCGCTGGCAAAATTCGCGAGACACCAATTCTCGAACGCGAAAACCTCGCCGCTTGTGGAATGGATCTCCTTACCGAAACACACGTCCATCGACCCGGATAATTCCATCGCGCAGTCGAAAGACAAGATAAACGCATCCAAAACCAATATCGAATTCTTTAAGGTAAAAACCGACGAAGGGGTGGAAATCGATGCGTGGATGGTGAAACCTACCAATTTCGACCCCGCTAAAAAGTACCCCATCGTATTCATGGTGTACGGGGAAGCAGCGGGAAGTACTGTCAGGGACGTATGGGGAACCGGGAAAAATCGCTTGTATGCTGGCAGCATGGCGGACGACGGCTACATTTATGCCTCTGTCGACAACCGCGGAACGCCGTCGCCCAAGGGCGCCAAATGGCGCAAGGCGATCTATCGCAACATCGGGCGTATCAATATCAAAGACATGGACGGTGCTGCGACCGCCATGTTCAAACAATTCGCATTCATCGATACCAGCCGCGTGGCCGTACACGGATGGAGCGGTGGCGGTTCGTCGACTTTGAATCTGCTGTTTCAGTACCCGCAGCATTTCAAAACCGGTATTGCGGTGGCGGCAGTCGCCAACCAATTGACTTACGACAATATTTACCAGGAGCGTTACATGGGCATTCCGCAGGAGAACCGTGAAGATTTCGTCAAAGGTTCGCCGATTACCTATGCCAAAAACCTGCGCGGAAACCTGCTATATATTCATGGTACGGGGGACGATAACGTGCATTACCAGAATGCCGAAATGCTCGTCAACGAGTTGATCAGGGCTAACAAGGTATTCCAGTTTATGCCCTATCCCAACCGCTCGCACAGCATCTCCGAAGGCGAAGGCACTTCGCAGCATTTGCGGTCGCTGTTTACCGATTATCTGAAAAAGAACTGCCCTCCGGGAGCGAGATAA
- a CDS encoding M28 family peptidase, producing the protein MKLSLLLLPLGLVLTLPAEAQKKNSSLPEFQVKKSETEAHIRFLAGDELMGRRTGEQGNFVAARYIAEQFRKMGVVPVPGNAETGTSGYFQRVPFEKMGANGTGEIVADAEIMKSGTDWLLMAGDAADLKAPIVYASYGLENAAKSWDDYKGLDVKGKIVLVESGTPEAQTTSELFATSAEKRKIAQDKGAIAVIELFNAAVPWNVVSKFFAGEKISLAEGNTAGSIPHAWVNGKEARFARALRAVKEVTFKTSGRIAKPIYSYNVAGYIPGTDPKLKEEYVLLSAHYDHVGVGKQGGQTYTAEDSIFNGARDNAFGVTALLTAAEALAKNPPKRSIVLVALTGEEVGLLGSKYYASHPIMRLNKCIFNMNSDGAGYNDTTIVSVMGLDRTGARAEIEAACKAFGLGVFADPSPEQGLFDRSDNVSFAKEGVPAPTFTPGFREFNGDIMKNYHQVTDNPETIDFNYLLKFSQAYTYAARLIADRKTAPQWIAGDKYEPAAKKLYGR; encoded by the coding sequence ATGAAGCTGTCATTACTACTATTACCGCTCGGTTTGGTCCTTACCCTTCCCGCCGAAGCTCAGAAAAAAAATTCTTCGTTACCCGAATTTCAGGTAAAAAAATCGGAGACCGAAGCGCATATCCGCTTCCTTGCGGGCGACGAGCTCATGGGCCGGCGCACGGGCGAGCAGGGCAACTTCGTAGCGGCACGCTACATTGCCGAGCAGTTTCGGAAAATGGGCGTCGTGCCCGTGCCGGGGAATGCCGAAACCGGCACATCCGGCTATTTCCAACGTGTACCATTCGAAAAAATGGGCGCTAATGGCACCGGTGAAATCGTTGCCGACGCGGAGATCATGAAAAGCGGTACCGACTGGCTCCTGATGGCCGGCGATGCGGCGGATTTGAAGGCACCGATCGTATATGCGAGCTATGGGCTGGAAAATGCGGCTAAAAGCTGGGACGATTACAAAGGGCTGGATGTAAAAGGTAAAATTGTGTTGGTAGAAAGTGGCACGCCGGAAGCCCAAACGACCTCCGAGCTCTTTGCCACTTCCGCTGAAAAGCGCAAAATCGCTCAGGACAAAGGCGCTATTGCGGTCATAGAGCTTTTTAATGCTGCAGTGCCCTGGAATGTGGTAAGCAAATTTTTTGCAGGCGAAAAAATTTCGCTGGCGGAAGGCAATACCGCCGGATCCATTCCACATGCCTGGGTTAATGGTAAGGAAGCCAGATTTGCCCGTGCATTGCGCGCGGTGAAAGAGGTCACTTTCAAAACATCCGGCAGGATCGCGAAGCCCATTTACAGCTACAATGTGGCCGGTTACATTCCCGGTACGGATCCCAAGCTGAAAGAAGAATATGTGCTGCTTTCCGCACATTACGACCACGTGGGCGTGGGTAAGCAGGGCGGACAAACCTACACGGCCGAAGACAGTATTTTCAATGGCGCACGCGACAATGCATTTGGCGTCACGGCATTGCTTACCGCCGCCGAAGCACTAGCCAAAAACCCTCCGAAACGTTCCATCGTTTTGGTAGCGCTCACCGGTGAGGAAGTAGGATTGCTGGGAAGCAAATATTACGCCTCGCACCCGATCATGCGTTTGAACAAATGCATTTTCAATATGAATTCCGACGGTGCCGGTTATAACGACACCACCATCGTTTCGGTGATGGGCCTCGACCGTACGGGCGCACGCGCGGAAATCGAGGCGGCTTGCAAGGCGTTCGGCCTGGGCGTTTTCGCCGACCCTTCTCCCGAACAGGGTCTTTTCGACCGGTCGGACAATGTGAGTTTCGCCAAAGAGGGCGTTCCGGCACCGACATTCACACCGGGCTTCAGGGAATTCAACGGGGATATTATGAAAAACTATCATCAGGTAACGGATAACCCCGAAACCATTGATTTCAATTACTTGCTGAAATTCAGTCAGGCCTATACTTACGCTGCCCGGCTCATTGCCGACCGCAAAACCGCACCGCAATGGATTGCGGGCGATAAATACGAGCCGGCCGCTAAAAAGTTATATGGCAGATAA
- the hemB gene encoding porphobilinogen synthase, which translates to MIQLSRRPRRNRKSAGVRDLVQETNLQVSDFIFPMFVVDGTRQKSEVKSMPGIYRYSLDNLLEELKEVTDLGIRAIDLFPNYPESRKDRFASESYFEDTFYLKAITAIKEQFPELVIMTDVAMDPYSSDGHDGLVENGRILNDATLEILANMSLAQAKAGADILGPSDMMDGRVGHIRRHLDAHGFTDVSIMSYSAKYASAFYGPFRDALESAPKFGDKKTYQMNPANKREALLEAQLDFEEGADMLMVKPALSYLDIIRLLDENFDIPIAAYNVSGEYAMVKAAAQNGWLDGERAMMEVLTSIRRAGAKCILTYFAKEAAVILNKR; encoded by the coding sequence ATGATCCAGTTATCCCGTCGTCCCCGACGCAATAGAAAATCCGCAGGAGTTCGTGACCTTGTTCAGGAAACCAATTTACAGGTATCCGATTTCATTTTCCCCATGTTTGTCGTTGACGGCACGCGGCAGAAGTCCGAAGTGAAGTCAATGCCCGGCATTTACCGCTATTCACTCGATAACCTGCTCGAAGAACTCAAAGAAGTGACCGACCTCGGTATCCGGGCCATCGATCTTTTTCCGAATTATCCTGAAAGCAGAAAGGACCGTTTCGCATCCGAGAGCTACTTCGAAGATACTTTTTACCTGAAAGCCATCACGGCCATTAAAGAACAGTTCCCGGAGCTGGTGATCATGACCGACGTGGCGATGGACCCGTATAGCTCCGACGGCCACGACGGCCTGGTCGAAAACGGCAGGATATTGAACGACGCCACCCTTGAAATACTCGCCAACATGTCGCTCGCGCAAGCCAAAGCCGGTGCCGACATCCTGGGGCCGAGCGATATGATGGACGGCCGGGTGGGTCACATCCGCCGGCACCTCGACGCTCACGGTTTTACCGACGTGAGCATCATGTCGTATTCCGCCAAGTATGCCAGCGCATTCTACGGTCCGTTCCGCGACGCGTTGGAATCTGCGCCCAAGTTCGGCGATAAAAAAACCTACCAGATGAACCCGGCCAACAAGCGCGAGGCGTTGCTCGAAGCACAGCTGGATTTCGAGGAGGGGGCCGATATGCTGATGGTTAAACCCGCATTGTCTTACCTGGATATTATCCGTCTGCTCGACGAAAACTTTGATATTCCGATTGCCGCCTACAACGTGTCGGGCGAATATGCGATGGTGAAAGCCGCAGCGCAAAACGGCTGGCTCGACGGCGAACGGGCAATGATGGAAGTGCTCACGAGCATCCGCCGTGCGGGTGCCAAATGCATTCTTACCTATTTCGCGAAGGAAGCGGCCGTGATATTGAACAAACGGTAG
- a CDS encoding response regulator transcription factor → MPNLLLVEDDANLGMLLQEYLTDKGFPTDLATDGQKGWQHFVDKEYDLCIFDVMMPKKDGFSLAKEVRMSGRDVPIIFLTAKSMKEDTLQGFRVGADDYVTKPFDREELLMRIHAILRRYARQADQQEETKVFQIGQYTFDYDHQQLAIGENSARLTSKESELLRLFCQNLNQPISRSFALKTIWGDDSYFNARSMDVYITKLRKYLRDDPSIQIMNLHGEGFKLMVG, encoded by the coding sequence ATGCCCAATCTCTTACTCGTTGAAGATGACGCCAACCTGGGGATGCTTCTTCAGGAGTATCTGACCGATAAAGGCTTTCCTACCGACCTTGCTACTGATGGCCAGAAAGGATGGCAGCATTTCGTCGATAAAGAATACGACCTGTGTATTTTCGATGTGATGATGCCTAAAAAAGACGGGTTTTCGCTTGCCAAAGAGGTCAGGATGAGTGGGCGTGATGTGCCGATCATTTTTCTAACGGCAAAGTCGATGAAAGAGGATACCCTGCAGGGCTTTCGGGTGGGAGCGGACGATTATGTGACGAAACCTTTCGACCGCGAGGAATTGCTGATGCGCATCCACGCTATTTTACGACGATACGCGCGACAAGCAGACCAGCAAGAGGAGACAAAGGTTTTTCAGATTGGTCAATATACTTTCGATTACGACCATCAGCAATTAGCCATCGGCGAAAATTCAGCACGACTGACGAGTAAGGAATCGGAACTGCTGCGGCTTTTTTGCCAGAACCTCAACCAGCCCATCAGCCGCAGCTTTGCACTCAAAACCATTTGGGGCGACGATTCCTATTTCAATGCACGAAGTATGGATGTTTACATTACCAAGCTCCGCAAATATCTTCGCGACGATCCATCCATACAGATTATGAATTTGCATGGGGAGGGTTTTAAGCTGATGGTGGGGTAA
- a CDS encoding alpha/beta fold hydrolase yields the protein MLKFILWVAAILVILGVVFLSGPKVPEARLTPVLPTVTGDLLKLEEEINRTEKAIPLLKPDNEARIVWANDSLKQKTTYSIVYIHGFGASWAEGDPVHKDLARRYGANLYLARMHDAGIADTNAFDDLTPANFLAGAKRALAIGKVLGDSVIVIGTSAGGLLSVYLAAAHPEIKGLVLYSPCMAIANPAMKLVTGPWGQQILHKVMGTHNMGKDSLPAQAQFWLQGYHTNGLTTLQQMIDAIARPEIYKEIKMPVFVGYYYKNDEEQDKVVSVKAIRKMFEGLGTPAGLKEEKAFPESGDHVIASRLRSKDVKSVYEATDRFFQEKLHMKPVENAAAQP from the coding sequence ATGTTAAAATTCATCCTCTGGGTCGCTGCGATCCTCGTGATCCTCGGTGTAGTGTTCCTGTCAGGCCCCAAAGTGCCCGAAGCACGCCTTACGCCCGTTTTGCCTACCGTCACCGGCGATCTTCTGAAACTGGAAGAGGAAATAAACCGGACTGAAAAGGCCATTCCGCTGCTCAAACCCGATAATGAGGCGCGCATTGTGTGGGCCAACGACAGTTTGAAGCAGAAAACGACGTATAGCATCGTATATATTCATGGTTTCGGCGCCAGCTGGGCGGAGGGCGACCCTGTTCATAAAGACCTGGCAAGAAGATACGGCGCGAACCTTTACCTCGCGCGTATGCACGATGCCGGTATCGCAGATACGAACGCATTCGACGACCTGACGCCCGCCAATTTTCTGGCGGGTGCAAAACGGGCGCTGGCTATTGGGAAGGTTTTGGGCGACAGCGTGATCGTGATCGGCACTTCGGCGGGCGGATTACTATCGGTTTACCTGGCCGCTGCGCACCCGGAAATCAAGGGACTTGTCCTTTACTCGCCCTGTATGGCCATTGCAAATCCGGCTATGAAGCTCGTAACCGGCCCGTGGGGGCAGCAGATTCTGCATAAGGTAATGGGGACGCATAACATGGGTAAAGACTCTCTTCCGGCCCAGGCGCAGTTCTGGTTGCAGGGCTATCATACGAACGGGCTCACGACTTTACAGCAGATGATCGACGCCATCGCCCGGCCGGAGATTTACAAGGAGATCAAAATGCCCGTTTTTGTAGGGTATTATTATAAAAACGATGAAGAACAGGACAAAGTAGTGTCGGTAAAGGCGATCCGCAAGATGTTCGAAGGGCTCGGAACACCCGCAGGCCTGAAAGAAGAAAAAGCATTCCCCGAAAGCGGCGACCACGTGATCGCATCGCGTCTGCGTTCGAAAGACGTAAAGAGCGTGTACGAGGCCACAGACCGGTTTTTTCAGGAAAAGCTGCACATGAAACCAGTAGAAAACGCTGCCGCTCAACCTTGA
- a CDS encoding SDR family oxidoreductase, translating into MAYGLLKGKRGIISGALDENSIAWKVALKAKEEGATFVLTNAPIAMRMGAINDLAKQCDAEIIPADATSLEDIENLFTKSTEILGGKIDFVLHSIGMSLNVRKGRSYGDLNYEWFQKGVDISALSLHKFLQVAEKLDAINEWGSVVALSYIAAQRTYSFYSDMAEAKAMLESIARSYGYRYGKAKNVRVNTISQSPTKTKAGSGIEGFDAFYDFAEKMSPLGNASADDCANYAITLFSDLTRFVTMQNLYHDGGYSSTGISEELVTMIQQQAQQQ; encoded by the coding sequence ATGGCTTACGGTTTATTAAAAGGAAAAAGAGGAATTATATCGGGTGCATTGGACGAAAACTCCATTGCCTGGAAAGTAGCGCTGAAAGCAAAGGAAGAAGGTGCCACGTTTGTACTTACCAACGCGCCGATTGCGATGCGCATGGGGGCAATCAACGACCTGGCGAAGCAATGCGACGCCGAGATCATTCCTGCCGACGCTACTTCCCTGGAAGATATCGAGAACCTTTTTACCAAATCGACCGAGATCCTCGGCGGCAAGATCGATTTCGTACTCCATTCGATCGGAATGTCGCTGAACGTTCGTAAAGGCAGATCTTATGGTGACCTGAACTACGAATGGTTCCAGAAGGGCGTAGATATATCCGCGTTGTCACTGCACAAATTTCTTCAGGTTGCGGAAAAGCTCGACGCGATCAACGAATGGGGGTCGGTTGTGGCATTATCCTACATTGCGGCCCAAAGAACCTACTCTTTTTACAGCGACATGGCCGAAGCCAAGGCGATGCTCGAAAGCATTGCGCGCAGCTATGGCTACCGCTACGGAAAAGCCAAAAATGTACGTGTAAATACCATTTCGCAGTCGCCTACCAAAACCAAGGCCGGCTCGGGCATCGAAGGGTTCGACGCATTCTATGATTTTGCGGAAAAAATGAGCCCGCTGGGGAACGCTTCGGCAGACGATTGCGCGAACTACGCCATTACCCTGTTCTCCGACCTGACCCGTTTCGTGACCATGCAGAACTTGTATCACGACGGCGGTTATTCTTCCACCGGTATTTCGGAGGAACTGGTAACGATGATCCAGCAACAGGCGCAGCAGCAGTAA
- a CDS encoding Uma2 family endonuclease, with translation METLQLTKEMSNRIVSEIMNVPDAYLVLDAVQKALDEEQKRRLKFYNDITGEQKVEFINGEIIVHSPAQKQHGRIFFRLGHLLDIYVNREGLGLVGGEKYMVALTRNDYEPDLCYFRKEKADKMTDKQVLFPAPDFIVEILSPSTAARDRGVKFRDYQAHRIEEYWIVDPESHTVEQYHLFGDEYQLILKSAVGDIKSFVIDGFQIPIVAIFDDAENLKAIQNL, from the coding sequence TTGGAAACACTACAACTGACCAAAGAGATGAGTAATCGTATCGTTTCGGAAATCATGAATGTGCCGGATGCCTATCTGGTGCTGGATGCGGTACAAAAAGCGCTTGATGAAGAACAGAAGCGCCGGTTGAAATTTTACAATGACATTACCGGAGAACAAAAGGTAGAGTTCATAAACGGCGAAATCATTGTTCACTCTCCGGCGCAGAAGCAACATGGCAGGATATTCTTTCGCCTCGGCCATCTGCTCGATATTTATGTCAACAGGGAAGGGCTAGGTTTGGTTGGAGGAGAAAAATATATGGTTGCTCTCACTCGCAATGATTATGAGCCGGACCTGTGCTATTTCAGAAAAGAAAAAGCAGATAAGATGACCGATAAACAGGTGCTTTTTCCAGCACCCGATTTTATTGTCGAAATTTTATCTCCGTCGACAGCGGCTCGTGACCGCGGTGTAAAGTTTAGGGACTACCAGGCACACAGAATTGAAGAGTACTGGATAGTTGACCCGGAAAGTCACACAGTCGAGCAATATCACCTTTTCGGCGACGAATATCAGTTGATTCTCAAATCTGCGGTGGGCGACATTAAGAGCTTCGTAATTGACGGCTTCCAGATTCCGATTGTCGCCATTTTCGACGATGCGGAGAATCTGAAAGCCATTCAAAATCTATAA